The Citrus sinensis cultivar Valencia sweet orange chromosome 4, DVS_A1.0, whole genome shotgun sequence DNA segment GTTCTAAATATGTTTGGCTTTTCCTACCCCAAAATTTGTTGAAAACATTTCCTAATTCTCTGTACCTTTTGTGTAGGAAGCATGATTAGCCATAGAAACTTAATTACAATGTTGATTAACAGCACTccattagtaaaaaaaattttggccatgtgcatttttaattaatcgatttagaataaaatataataaattttggatttaagGGAGATGATTGCATTAAATgcattgaaaatttgattaaaaaattttacaaaataaaacactttCATTTAACTTTATTATCTTGGCTTTATTAGTAATATACATTTTAGGCATTTTagtagtaaattttttttttattaaaaattgggTTTACATAATACTTTGATgagtttaaataatttcattgaaaTCTCCAGTTGCTAAGTACAGTCAAGGATCTATGAATACTGAAACAGaatgaacttaaaatttttaagcatctagtttttcaattttataatgtaaGTTACTCCGGTTGCAACATAATTTCTTCTCATATCTCCAACTCCAAGGAACGTCATAAATATCATTGATGTGAATTTTGTgatccattttttttagttcgAGTTCTAGTCAGTTCATATAATCCATCAACATTAAACTACTCTTCGTAAAGGGTGGAGAAATCAAATTTGCATTATtggaagagagagaaaaaggagctagtgtttttaattatactttGTGAAGGGGAAAGACGGCCATTATTGTACGACACTCTTAAAGGCAGTAAAGtttagacaaaaaataattgcattAGAAAGTACTAATGTAGAATTGTATAGTCAGATCAGGGCATTAGAATATAAATGTCACACACTAGACATTAGGCATCATGGTAActagaaaatacaagaaccaatattaagaaaagaatGGTATGAGCTTGAAAAGTAGAAATTCTCTCTTCTTCCAGAAGGAAAATATCCACTTCTAACacatttaattcttaaatgcaacaaagatagcattaaacaaacaaatatatagTGTAAAGTTTTTAAATGACTTAGCTGTACCAGATGTAGGTGACCAATGGCTTCTAGCATCAATGTGGTAATGGGGCCGATGAAGAtatttagtaattattataaaccgatgttaattaaaataatataaaacaatagCGTTACTGTAAAGTGTTAAATAATGAATGAATTCGAAAATCAGTTAATGTAGTTAGGACCATGTTGACGTTGCATGCTGAGTTGTCATGAGTTTGGACCCATTAACAGAGTCATCCTTTTCAGGGGTCAAAACCAACTCCCATTACAGAGTCTGTAAGGCTGGTTAGCACAGGATCCTTGCAGGCTGGTAAAAGATATTGAGCTACACAACACATTGTTAGACAAGAATCAGGTGTTTGATACAATGAATCGAGTGCCTGACAAAATGCTTAAGTGAACCACTCGCCACCACAACTTGTTAGCAAGAGGCCTTTGAATCAGttgatgatgtggcatgaaTAAGAAATGGGTGTTGACATGTTGGATGACTCaacatttgatcaataataaACTTGAGACCTTTAGAtcaattttatgattataGCCATTGTTGGATTTTTATGCACATGTAGTGTACTGATGCACATGGAGGAAGGAGAAAGGAAGAAACAGAGATAAAGCAAGACCCATAAAGAAACATGCAGTGTCAATAGATGTATTtaaaaagcacaaaataaaattacaatactgGGAAGTTTTATACTAATTTGGATCAGCAAGTAGCAACTGATCCATTCTTACACGTTCATTTAAAAAAGCGCACAccataatatattatattgaaaaaagataaaaagtacACACCAAGCAAGATAAAAGAAAGGCATAGTACCGTATCCGTATCACCTACTCAGAAGGGAAAGCAGCAGAAAGGAACTCCTCATCCTCCATGAAAATCTGCATATTCTTGTGCTTCATGAGAAAATCgacttcttcttcatcaaaatCCACCAGGAAAGCCAACTTAATAAGCTCAGCAAGTGCATTTGCATGATCTTCTCTGTCCCACAGCACTCCCTTGGATATGATTTCTGCAAATTGTGTTGCATATTTGATGAGATTTTTGCACCCACCAGACCTGTCAATCTTCTGCACAAAAAGCTCTCCACTCTCTTTCTCCCAACGAATCATTTGGCTTCCCCTCTCAGCAGCAATTTTCCCCGATGATAAAGATAAAGTGTACCTTACAGCGATTGGTTCTACAGTCTCCAGAATGGTCAGGTTCAACAGACATTTGACAGCATCATGCCTCTTTTCTGCTTCCAATTGAATAGAGGGATCAGCTAGATAACCCAGGATGAGTTTAACTAGCACTTTGCCAATGGGAAAATCCTGCCGATTTACTTGCTTGAGTTCCACTCCTTCTCTGAAGAATAATTCTTCCTTCTTTACAGATTCCGAAATTTTGCGAACACCAATCTTGCTGTATAATCCCAGCAACTTAGTCCGAGGCAAAGCAGGCAAGCTCGGCTTTGGATACCAGACAAATAGTGAGTGAGGAGAAGAATCTTCAAAAATATCCTTCAGCTGAAGGTCGTCAGCAATGAAGACATCACGCTTATCGAGCAACAGAATCTCATCCGAGCCTGAATTAACAGGCAGCTTCACCAAGCTCTCAACAAGCTCTTCTGTTTTCTTTGAACTACACTGTTTAACAGCACAACACCAAAATGCACAACACTCGGCATTAGACAGTTTGTGTCCTGAAATCTCCCAATCCTTCCAAAGCTTACAATAATCATCAATCAAAGGATTGGATTTAACCCTAAAAGCACTTGAGAAGAAGCACAGTAACTCTGCGTAATAGTGTTTATCCAACACATTCAACCGTGAACTGAATAGACCATCCTTGTCATGTAACACACATTCTTCAGGGCTTACCCACTTTCCTCTTCTCCATCCATCCGGGATCCAAATCCTTGCTGCAGCTTCACCGTCAGGCTCCCACTTGAACTTAGCCagataattataaattctAACTATAGCGGTAAAGTCAGTGTGGTAATCGAGGCGGCACGCAAGCAATGCACAACCTCTTCCTATATCAACAGTGACTCCTATTGCGCTGAGCTCTCTTTGATAGGATTTTATTTCAGAACCATAAAACTCCTCGTCAATGAAAGGCCCATCTGTCTGCTTCAAATATGATTCCCATTGCTGATCAAACAACAAGCACTGGTTTGGGCTACTATAACCGTCACCAACATGTGTCTTCAACCATTTTTGAGAAACTTGCCTGGTAAAAGACTCAGGTAAAGAGATGTTCTTTTCTTCCAACATCCGGATGCATTTCAGTAGTGAAAATACATTTTCAGGAGAGATGTTGCTGGGATTTGAGGGAATACGAAGGCAATCAGCTACAAACTTCACACCATCAGCAAATGTTACAGCAGTTCCCATACTCTTCAGCTCCTTTCTGTATTCATGAATGGCATCGCCGTAGAAGCGGTCACTGTCATCAATGAAAGGTAGTAGTGTAATTGGAGAAATAGATTCCCAATCCGGACCAAACAGAATGCAGTCCCTTGGAGATCTATAATCACCGATGTGACTATCACCTTGCCGCGTCCTTAGCCATTTTACCTCACTTATACAGCGCTTAAATTCATCAGGAAATTTCCAACGCATTCCACTGAGCTGTCTGTAACATGatagaaataacaaaacatGGTCCTTCgaaattgaagatgaagaggCTTGCAGCTTAAAATGGCGAACAAATTCTTCAACAGCCTTCTCAAAATCCACCACAACACCTAACTGCCGCAACTCCCATTTCGAAGAGACAATGATGCTTCCATAGAAAGTTTCATCAATCATTGGGAAACAACTGAAAACCTGTAAAAGACAACCCCAATCAGGATCACATAGAAAACATTCACCTGGAGACTTGAATCCAGCATCCGTCTTCAAGCATTTGGTATTTCCAAGTGCTCTAACAAGTTTTTCAGATGATCCTGAACGGCGAATGCATGCCAGTATCAAATGAACAGCATCAGCTGAGAGATAGTTCAAGTATGATGGCGATTTCAGGTTGTCAATAACGAGCTGGTAGTTTTGATCGAAACCAGCTAAAACGCCAAGCAACTGGAGCTCCACTTTGAAGGAAAGGATCTCTTGACCATAGTAGTTCTGATCGATGAAGGGTATGTCACTAATTTCTGAAGCAGTTTTCCAGGCCTGATCATTTAAAACAGATCTCCCCGGTGACCTGTAACCCTGGGACGTCTTCAGCCAACATCCATCTTTAACGCTCTGAATGAAGCTATCTGGTGGAAGACACTTTCCCCTTAgaaatctaataaaattaagtattgAAAACACATTGTCCCTGGTAACATTCGAGGATGCTGCAAGACACATAAGACGCTTTCCAATGAACTCACAGGCTTCCGCAAATTCAAACATGACTCCAACAGTCTTCAGCTCTTCCAGGTAATTGTTAATGCTTTCACCATAAAAGCTCTTGTCAACCAGGGGAATATCAACAAGCACCGATCCGTTCTGTAGAACGTCTCCCCATGATGAATGAGGGAAAAAAGAATGCGATGGTGGTCTATAACCAGAGTAGCCATTCATAGTAATTTTCAGCCAGCAGCCTTCCTTTATGCATGTCAAGAACTTCTCTGGGATGCGAATTCCCTTATACTTTAGCcttttaatccaatccaatagCAA contains these protein-coding regions:
- the LOC102612494 gene encoding uncharacterized protein LOC102612494, producing the protein MALYAMPTPREHIEKIRNEKFLIGSEKAHRILEEFHGTVELLSDELYSKDVHFFMELVQNAEDNEYEEDVDPSLEFVITSRDITGTGAPATLLMFNNEIGFSAKNIESICSFAKSTKKGNRKRGYIGEKGIGFKSVFLVTSRPYIFSNGYQIRFNEEPCPGCGLGYAVPEWVEENPSLSDIQKVYGSSSTLPATILILPLKREKVDAVKQELSRIHPEVLLFLSKIKQLSVREDNEDPSRNTVSAIAISTETECKTRKNINAESYTLELSANGDQFDEECRYHMWRQKFPVKQENKAKRRMDIEEWVITLAFPNGERVQRGTTSPGVYAFLPTEMVTNLPFIIQADFLLSSSRETIRLDDKWNQGILNCVPSAFVEALVTLVTMTDARAPVSSLLWMFSFLPVNSSPYPELNAVRESIRAKLIEKEIIPSESGTDQNFFYKPCEVGRLMPHFWNVLVKAKEEKVSLKNLSHHGIKVLNSSFDKEEYDPVLNFLGVGQVNSEWYSKYIRSSNLVLGVSEDVYLELLLFLAENWSSKFRNSSIGDIPLIKYVDLDGNVALCSINASAKSHRTVCLSRQQSWLIDWNREFRCVANRFFMPMSTYDAVRSSSKKDVVLEWLQDQVKVVIMTVNEYADVLIKHLTHDRRLSVAYAHFLYHSFSQKYLSSGEVNYLCGLMPLVDNYGAVQTCRYGVLVPANQSKWAELIVSNPWSQERYVELGEDYLRPGNFAGQSTPGKQFMDFLKTHLEASDIPDISPPNAGFPTVSGPLTKENAFLLLDWIKRLKYKGIRIPEKFLTCIKEGCWLKITMNGYSGYRPPSHSFFPHSSWGDVLQNGSVLVDIPLVDKSFYGESINNYLEELKTVGVMFEFAEACEFIGKRLMCLAASSNVTRDNVFSILNFIRFLRGKCLPPDSFIQSVKDGCWLKTSQGYRSPGRSVLNDQAWKTASEISDIPFIDQNYYGQEILSFKVELQLLGVLAGFDQNYQLVIDNLKSPSYLNYLSADAVHLILACIRRSGSSEKLVRALGNTKCLKTDAGFKSPGECFLCDPDWGCLLQVFSCFPMIDETFYGSIIVSSKWELRQLGVVVDFEKAVEEFVRHFKLQASSSSISKDHVLLFLSCYRQLSGMRWKFPDEFKRCISEVKWLRTRQGDSHIGDYRSPRDCILFGPDWESISPITLLPFIDDSDRFYGDAIHEYRKELKSMGTAVTFADGVKFVADCLRIPSNPSNISPENVFSLLKCIRMLEEKNISLPESFTRQVSQKWLKTHVGDGYSSPNQCLLFDQQWESYLKQTDGPFIDEEFYGSEIKSYQRELSAIGVTVDIGRGCALLACRLDYHTDFTAIVRIYNYLAKFKWEPDGEAAARIWIPDGWRRGKWVSPEECVLHDKDGLFSSRLNVLDKHYYAELLCFFSSAFRVKSNPLIDDYCKLWKDWEISGHKLSNAECCAFWCCAVKQCSSKKTEELVESLVKLPVNSGSDEILLLDKRDVFIADDLQLKDIFEDSSPHSLFVWYPKPSLPALPRTKLLGLYSKIGVRKISESVKKEELFFREGVELKQVNRQDFPIGKVLVKLILGYLADPSIQLEAEKRHDAVKCLLNLTILETVEPIAVRYTLSLSSGKIAAERGSQMIRWEKESGELFVQKIDRSGGCKNLIKYATQFAEIISKGVLWDREDHANALAELIKLAFLVDFDEEEVDFLMKHKNMQIFMEDEEFLSAAFPSE